From Nitrospirota bacterium, a single genomic window includes:
- a CDS encoding MoxR family ATPase, which produces MSSTHIIRAIQDNIALVIKGKSHVIEMAVVCLLARGHLLLEDVPGVGKTTLGHSLARSLDCSFKRIQFTSDLLPSDIVGVSMFNRQKQGFEFIPGPIFANIVLADEINRTTPKTQSSLLEAMSEAQISVDNQTHPLEQPFMVIATQNPAEYHGTFPLPESQLDRFLMRLRIGYPTIEEERKVLDRPHSLHPAESLRAVLSAQDVVALQATVDQVHMEEHVTDYLLAIVQATRQSELLSLGVSTRGALALSKAAKALAVVRGRDYCLPDDIKELAPIVLSHRVMLNRTHGMRTQSFDQAERLVLDIVETVPVPV; this is translated from the coding sequence ATGAGTTCCACCCACATTATCCGGGCGATCCAGGACAATATTGCGCTGGTCATCAAGGGGAAATCCCATGTGATCGAAATGGCTGTGGTCTGCCTCCTGGCACGCGGCCATTTGCTGCTGGAGGATGTGCCCGGCGTCGGCAAGACCACGCTGGGCCACAGTTTGGCCCGATCGCTGGACTGTTCATTCAAACGCATTCAATTCACCAGCGACCTCTTACCGTCCGACATCGTCGGCGTTTCCATGTTCAACCGGCAAAAGCAGGGGTTCGAGTTCATTCCCGGTCCGATCTTCGCCAACATCGTGCTGGCCGACGAGATCAATCGCACCACGCCAAAGACCCAGAGCAGTCTGCTGGAAGCGATGAGCGAAGCGCAGATTTCCGTCGATAATCAGACGCATCCGCTAGAGCAGCCCTTCATGGTCATCGCGACTCAGAATCCCGCCGAGTACCATGGGACCTTCCCCCTGCCGGAATCCCAACTCGACCGGTTTCTGATGCGTCTCCGTATCGGGTACCCCACGATTGAAGAAGAGCGGAAGGTGCTCGACCGTCCCCATTCCCTGCATCCAGCCGAGAGTCTGCGCGCCGTCCTCTCGGCGCAGGACGTCGTGGCCTTGCAGGCCACGGTGGACCAGGTCCATATGGAAGAGCATGTGACGGACTATCTGCTCGCCATCGTGCAGGCGACCAGGCAGAGCGAACTGTTATCCCTGGGAGTCAGTACGAGAGGCGCGCTGGCTCTGAGCAAGGCGGCCAAGGCCCTGGCGGTCGTTCGCGGACGGGACTATTGCCTTCCCGACGATATCAAGGAGCTGGCGCCGATCGTGCTGTCCCATCGCGTCATGTTGAACAGGACCCATGGCATGAGGACGCAGAGCTTCGACCAGGCGGAGCGTTTGGTATTGGATATCGTCGAAACCGTTCCCGTCCCCGTGTAG
- a CDS encoding ChaN family lipoprotein → MTTTFFTTRTALASSRLLLVLGLVWLTVACASETPTRSSDSPGELSAPFQAGQIIETATGQPVSPDQWTALLLQQDIVYLGEEHHNRFHVEAALMVLKKLQEKGRTPVLAMEMFGWDGQAALDRYLSGSDQNRQEFLEAVRWQQNWGGAYEDYEPLVLFAKEQRLPVAALNPPKALVRLVAKQGLAQAQSDPVMAQWGMQDEAIVDDPVYRARILQQLQACHGGGNDNLYQTMYEASMVRDEGMAKTLVARLSLIRRGADPMAGPLVSYTGGGHIQYNLPVPKRVVRRLPDGVHQISVYLTSFEVGRIKELQELIREKVADYLWLTPVSEQGLPRRCR, encoded by the coding sequence ATGACAACGACATTCTTTACCACGCGAACGGCCCTCGCCAGCTCCAGACTCCTGCTGGTCCTCGGCCTGGTCTGGCTGACGGTGGCCTGTGCCAGCGAAACGCCCACGAGGTCGTCCGACTCGCCAGGCGAACTGTCCGCTCCATTCCAGGCAGGGCAGATTATCGAGACTGCGACAGGGCAACCGGTCTCTCCCGACCAATGGACCGCCCTGCTGTTGCAGCAGGACATCGTCTATCTGGGCGAGGAACATCATAATCGATTTCATGTCGAGGCGGCGCTGATGGTCCTAAAAAAACTACAAGAGAAGGGACGCACGCCGGTCTTGGCCATGGAAATGTTCGGCTGGGACGGACAAGCTGCGCTGGACCGGTATCTGTCCGGATCCGACCAGAACCGCCAGGAGTTCCTAGAAGCCGTCCGGTGGCAACAGAATTGGGGCGGCGCCTACGAGGACTATGAGCCGCTGGTCCTCTTCGCGAAAGAACAGCGCCTGCCGGTCGCGGCGCTGAATCCTCCGAAGGCCCTGGTCCGGCTCGTCGCCAAACAGGGATTGGCTCAGGCGCAGTCCGATCCGGTCATGGCACAGTGGGGCATGCAGGACGAAGCCATCGTCGACGACCCGGTCTATCGCGCGCGCATTCTTCAGCAACTCCAAGCCTGTCACGGTGGCGGCAACGACAACCTCTACCAGACGATGTATGAGGCTTCCATGGTCCGCGATGAAGGGATGGCCAAGACCCTGGTCGCTCGCCTCTCCCTCATCCGCCGGGGCGCCGATCCGATGGCTGGCCCCCTGGTCAGCTATACAGGAGGCGGCCATATTCAGTATAACCTTCCGGTTCCCAAGCGAGTGGTCCGCCGCCTGCCTGATGGGGTGCATCAGATCAGCGTCTATCTGACCTCGTTCGAGGTAGGGCGGATTAAAGAGCTGCAAGAGTTAATACGGGAAAAGGTCGCGGATTACCTCTGGCTGACTCCGGTCAGTGAACAGGGGCTCCCGCGCCGATGCCGATAA
- a CDS encoding CDGSH iron-sulfur domain-containing protein — MSEKPVIAQRTPCMVEVGPGTIYWCQCGRSKTQPFCDGAHTGTDFSPLAVHFEEKKRVALCGCKRTERPPYCDGTHSRI, encoded by the coding sequence ATGTCTGAGAAACCGGTGATTGCCCAGCGTACTCCCTGCATGGTGGAAGTCGGTCCCGGCACCATCTATTGGTGTCAATGCGGTCGCTCGAAGACGCAACCCTTTTGCGATGGAGCCCATACTGGGACGGATTTTTCTCCGCTGGCAGTCCATTTCGAAGAAAAGAAACGGGTCGCGCTCTGCGGTTGCAAGCGGACAGAGAGGCCTCCCTACTGCGATGGGACCCACTCGCGAATTTAA
- a CDS encoding arylesterase has product MRRSWILAQLVFCLCLVAFYGCDRGSAPSSSPPPRDGFGQRLGTDVTARPGRATASVAAERPRIVAFGNSLTAGLGVAQEESYPAQLQRKLEEAGYLYRVVNAGVSGETTAGGVRRVAWVLNSKPSIVILELGGNDGLRGLSLPETKANLERIIQQLQQASVTVLLAGMKLPPNYGKDYTAGFEELYRSLAKQYHLTLIPFFLDGVAGSSSLNQADGIHPTGEGYRLIVENLFVTLEPLLKQKQ; this is encoded by the coding sequence ATGCGCCGCTCATGGATTCTCGCACAACTCGTTTTCTGTCTTTGCCTGGTCGCCTTCTACGGCTGCGACCGAGGCAGCGCGCCTTCGTCGTCGCCTCCGCCTCGCGACGGGTTCGGGCAACGGCTGGGAACCGATGTCACGGCGCGACCGGGGCGAGCGACGGCGTCGGTCGCAGCCGAACGTCCGCGCATCGTCGCCTTCGGTAACAGTCTGACGGCAGGCCTCGGCGTGGCGCAGGAGGAATCCTACCCGGCTCAATTACAGCGGAAGCTGGAGGAGGCAGGCTATTTGTATCGGGTCGTGAATGCGGGGGTCAGCGGCGAGACGACAGCCGGTGGCGTGCGGCGCGTGGCCTGGGTGCTGAACAGCAAACCCTCGATCGTCATCCTGGAGCTCGGTGGCAACGACGGGTTGCGTGGCCTGAGCCTGCCAGAGACGAAAGCCAATCTTGAAAGGATCATTCAGCAACTCCAACAGGCCTCCGTCACGGTCCTGTTAGCCGGGATGAAGCTCCCGCCTAATTATGGCAAGGACTATACGGCCGGATTTGAGGAACTCTATCGCTCGCTGGCGAAGCAATACCACCTGACGCTGATTCCGTTTTTTCTCGATGGGGTGGCAGGCTCGTCTTCGCTGAACCAGGCAGATGGGATCCATCCGACCGGAGAGGGCTATCGCCTGATCGTTGAGAACCTATTCGTGACGCTGGAGCCGTTGCTGAAGCAAAAGCAATAA
- a CDS encoding ABC transporter ATP-binding protein, with amino-acid sequence MIALSHLTMRLAGGGHQITILDDVTLEIPDKQRLAIVGPSGSGKSTLLGLIAGLDRPTSGSITLDGTEISRMRESDLARYRRDHIGYIFQSFHLIPTLTAMENVLVPLELAGTSGAQDRAADLLKSVGLGDRLHHYPVQLSGGEQQRVAVARSFACRPPILLADEPTGNLDSATGQQIMNLLLSLHREYGTTLVLVTHDRAIASSMERIITLRDGRIESDTLIGSDHLPAESPR; translated from the coding sequence ATGATTGCCCTCTCTCACCTGACGATGCGCTTGGCCGGCGGAGGCCATCAGATCACGATCCTCGATGATGTCACCCTCGAGATCCCCGACAAGCAGCGCCTGGCCATCGTCGGCCCCTCCGGCAGCGGCAAGTCCACTCTGCTGGGTCTCATCGCGGGGCTGGACCGTCCGACCTCCGGCTCCATCACGCTGGACGGAACGGAAATCTCCAGGATGCGCGAGAGCGATTTGGCCCGGTACCGCCGCGATCACATCGGCTACATCTTTCAATCCTTTCATCTCATCCCCACCCTCACCGCCATGGAAAACGTCCTGGTGCCGCTGGAGCTGGCGGGAACGAGCGGGGCGCAGGATCGCGCGGCAGATCTCTTGAAGTCCGTCGGCCTGGGAGATCGGCTGCATCATTATCCGGTCCAACTGTCGGGGGGCGAGCAGCAGCGGGTTGCGGTGGCCCGATCCTTCGCCTGCCGCCCGCCGATTCTCCTGGCCGACGAACCGACCGGCAATCTGGACTCAGCCACAGGGCAACAGATCATGAACCTCCTCCTCTCGCTCCATCGCGAATACGGCACTACCCTGGTCCTCGTCACGCACGATCGCGCCATAGCCTCCTCGATGGAGCGAATCATTACGTTGCGTGACGGACGCATCGAGTCCGATACCCTCATCGGCTCAGACCATCTGCCAGCAGAGTCGCCCCGGTGA
- a CDS encoding FtsX-like permease family protein produces the protein MKLFIFRMAWRETRGAWRHFLYFFACGAIGVGALVGVSLFSANVDRAVTKEARGLLGGDLEIRLTHSLSSEGQAVLQSLGERGLTLTHASELIAMASRHTQGSATPQATQIIELKAVESTYPLYGAIALDPAQPLETLLHPDERDCGGHICLGAVVQESLLIRMGLSVGDRLKIGQATFLITGIVRTEPDRMANAFSLGPRVMIAQEGLRAAELIKPGSRVRERYLVKLPPGMPVEPLLSELRGRLASDSARLSSYRTAQPQLKQFLDQLSRYLGLIGLTALFIGGLGVGTSIHAFLRDKLNTIAILKAVGADSATVVSTYVVQAIFLGSIGSLAGILLGIALQRGLPPLMADLFASNLLEQLGVSSELSRFSLWPLLKGATLGLLSTLLFTLWPLLKIREVQPGAIFRREAEQTVTQEMAPSRWWVRWGLTDRLNVGTAGTIILGLCSLSIWQAGSWSIGLLFLGALSLALAILFVSARLFIRLLAWLPKPRILSLRFALGNVVRPGSQATGIMVAIGIGVMLIATVSLVEQALLRHVQENRPADAPTFFFIDIQPDQAQAFVSLVHRQTGRPDPELTPLVRSRLHAINGQLVAAEEGSEKNHARAEGKEERGKQWYLTREYVLTFLDQLPKDNQLVKGTWWKPGQVFSRPQLSVEEEAAAHLGLTIGSLVELDIQGAMISAEVSSIRKVEWGNFSTNFYMILSPGSLEGAPFTYVATVRVSPDEEVPLQQAVVASFPNVSAIHIGDVLEGFSRVLDRLALAISAMALFCLLTGSLVMAAALAATRYRRLYESVILKALGATRGLIARAFALEYLLLGLVAGSIGLMLGTVLSWVVLRYVFDLPWSLHPLVLGKGLLLTMWLTLFVGFASTYRILGQRPLAILRHE, from the coding sequence GTGAAGCTCTTCATCTTCAGGATGGCCTGGCGTGAAACTAGAGGGGCCTGGCGGCATTTCCTCTACTTCTTCGCCTGCGGCGCCATCGGCGTCGGCGCCTTGGTCGGGGTCTCGCTGTTTAGCGCGAACGTAGATCGCGCCGTCACAAAAGAAGCGCGAGGTCTGTTAGGCGGCGATCTCGAAATTCGCCTGACCCATTCCCTCAGTTCAGAAGGACAGGCCGTGCTACAGTCGCTGGGCGAACGGGGTCTGACCCTCACCCATGCGAGCGAGCTCATCGCCATGGCTTCGCGTCACACTCAGGGATCTGCTACGCCCCAGGCGACCCAGATCATCGAACTCAAGGCCGTCGAATCGACTTATCCCCTGTACGGAGCCATCGCGCTCGACCCGGCACAGCCACTTGAGACCCTGCTCCATCCCGATGAACGTGACTGTGGAGGCCACATCTGTTTGGGCGCAGTAGTGCAGGAGTCGCTGCTGATTCGAATGGGCCTCTCGGTCGGGGATCGGCTGAAGATCGGCCAAGCGACGTTTCTCATTACCGGGATCGTCAGGACCGAACCGGATCGCATGGCCAACGCCTTCAGCTTGGGCCCGCGGGTCATGATTGCGCAGGAAGGATTACGAGCCGCGGAACTCATCAAACCGGGCAGCAGGGTGCGAGAACGGTATCTCGTGAAGCTACCGCCCGGCATGCCGGTAGAGCCACTCCTCTCAGAACTGCGAGGCCGGCTGGCATCGGATTCCGCGCGCCTCTCCAGCTATCGCACGGCCCAGCCGCAGTTGAAACAATTTCTCGACCAGCTCTCCCGCTATCTCGGCCTGATCGGCCTCACGGCCCTCTTCATCGGGGGGCTGGGCGTCGGCACCTCGATCCATGCCTTCTTGCGGGACAAACTCAACACGATCGCGATCCTCAAAGCGGTCGGCGCCGATTCGGCCACCGTGGTCTCCACCTATGTAGTCCAAGCGATCTTTCTGGGCTCCATCGGAAGCCTGGCGGGAATCCTCCTGGGGATTGCGCTCCAGCGGGGACTGCCACCCCTCATGGCCGACCTCTTTGCGTCAAACCTCCTCGAACAATTAGGCGTCTCCTCGGAATTGTCACGATTCTCCCTCTGGCCCTTGCTGAAAGGGGCGACGCTGGGACTCCTCTCGACATTGCTCTTTACCCTCTGGCCCCTCTTGAAGATTCGCGAAGTGCAGCCGGGGGCGATCTTCCGGCGCGAGGCGGAACAGACGGTCACGCAGGAGATGGCTCCGTCACGCTGGTGGGTACGATGGGGACTCACCGATCGATTGAATGTCGGCACGGCCGGCACGATCATCCTCGGACTCTGCTCTCTCTCGATCTGGCAAGCGGGCTCCTGGTCGATTGGACTGCTGTTTCTCGGGGCCCTGTCTCTCGCCCTCGCGATCCTCTTTGTCTCCGCACGGCTGTTCATACGACTGCTGGCCTGGCTGCCCAAGCCCCGCATCCTGAGCCTGCGCTTCGCCCTGGGCAATGTCGTGCGGCCCGGAAGCCAGGCAACCGGGATCATGGTCGCCATCGGCATCGGCGTCATGTTGATCGCCACTGTCTCGCTGGTAGAACAGGCCCTGCTCCGGCATGTTCAGGAGAATCGCCCAGCTGATGCCCCGACCTTCTTCTTCATCGATATTCAACCGGATCAAGCGCAGGCGTTCGTGTCCTTGGTGCATCGGCAGACCGGTCGACCGGATCCTGAGCTCACGCCATTGGTCCGCTCACGGCTCCATGCAATCAATGGACAGCTCGTCGCGGCAGAAGAAGGGAGCGAGAAGAACCATGCGCGCGCCGAAGGAAAAGAGGAGCGGGGCAAGCAATGGTACCTCACCAGGGAATATGTGCTGACCTTTCTCGATCAGCTGCCGAAAGACAATCAGCTGGTCAAGGGAACCTGGTGGAAACCGGGGCAGGTCTTTTCGAGGCCACAACTGTCAGTCGAGGAAGAGGCGGCCGCCCATTTAGGTCTCACAATCGGCTCGCTCGTGGAACTCGACATTCAGGGGGCCATGATCTCGGCGGAGGTAAGCAGTATTCGCAAAGTGGAATGGGGAAATTTCTCGACGAACTTCTACATGATCCTGTCCCCCGGCTCGCTCGAAGGAGCGCCTTTCACCTATGTGGCAACGGTGCGGGTCTCGCCGGACGAAGAGGTGCCGTTGCAGCAGGCGGTCGTCGCCTCCTTCCCGAACGTCAGTGCAATCCATATCGGCGATGTGCTCGAGGGATTCTCGCGGGTGCTGGACCGCCTCGCACTGGCGATCAGCGCGATGGCGCTCTTCTGCCTCCTGACCGGCAGCCTGGTCATGGCTGCGGCCCTCGCTGCGACACGCTACAGACGGCTCTACGAATCGGTCATTCTGAAAGCGCTCGGTGCCACCCGGGGCCTGATTGCCCGAGCCTTTGCGCTCGAATATCTCTTATTGGGTCTGGTGGCGGGATCGATCGGCTTGATGCTCGGCACCGTCTTATCCTGGGTGGTGCTGCGCTATGTCTTCGATCTGCCCTGGAGCCTGCACCCACTGGTGCTTGGGAAGGGCCTGCTCCTGACGATGTGGCTCACGCTCTTCGTCGGATTTGCGAGCACCTACCGGATCCTTGGCCAACGGCCTCTGGCCATCCTGCGTCATGAATAG
- a CDS encoding M1 family metallopeptidase has protein sequence MNQDSSSGQLDPYRLPRQVVPTRYDLRLEPDLTAATFAGQETVTLAISRPTSDIFLNAIELDIISAKIEGMPGHAQQATIVLDEPLQRCRFTFAQPLSAGTWRLTILFSGTLNDKLRGFYRSTYKDEQGATHNMAATQFEATDARRAFPCWDEPDFKAIFATTLVIDPALTVVSNSTITSETVEGGKKVVRFADSMKMSTYLVAFIVGKIEPTEPTMVGQTPLRLWAVPGKKHLATFGQDIAAASLSFFETYYGIPYPGDKLDLLAIPDFASGAMENLGAITYRETALLVDQQSATHGELERVADVVAHENAHMWFGDLVTMSWWNGLWLNEAFATFMEMMAVDVWKPEWKRWDSFGVSRAAAFSVDGLQSTRPIEYPVQAPKDADAMFDVLTYEKGASVLRMLEQHIGPTVFRDGVRDYLQAHAYGNADTNDLWVSLGKIAKQPVPELMNGWIFQPGFPLVTAKVSGSSELTITQQRFSYLSETQSGGSHDQLWQVPLQMRVIANGQTSTSRLLLTEQETTVALPQGWESLLLNEGGHGFYRVRYESDLLGRLLNGGLDRLAVTERFNLVNDAWATTVAGLMSLTDYLDLTGRFMAERDKNVWAVLLDSFSFLNKIVATEDRPALEAFVRARVGPAVAELGWAPKSDESEGAKQLRGDLIGAQGKLGNDPAMQARAAERYQAYRKDATAVDPNIVPALVAILAHRGDEARYDEFDAGFRAASTPQEERRYLFSLATFQQKSLLERTLARTISGEIRTQDAPFLVSAVLGNVSGRELAWDFVKANWEKMDQLFPKQGLRRMCGGIVNLATPALERDVRDFFTTRQIDLGGKTLEQYLEQLKIMVTVRERDGAALRRYLQTVR, from the coding sequence ATGAACCAGGACTCTTCTTCAGGCCAACTCGATCCCTATAGGCTTCCGAGGCAGGTGGTCCCGACTCGCTATGACCTGCGATTGGAACCTGACCTGACTGCTGCGACGTTTGCCGGACAGGAGACCGTAACCCTGGCCATCTCTCGTCCGACGTCGGATATCTTCCTCAATGCGATTGAGCTCGACATTATTTCGGCCAAGATCGAAGGCATGCCGGGTCATGCGCAACAGGCGACGATTGTGCTGGATGAACCGCTTCAGCGATGCCGTTTTACTTTTGCCCAGCCCCTGTCGGCCGGGACCTGGAGGCTGACGATCCTATTCAGCGGGACACTCAACGACAAGCTGCGCGGCTTTTATCGCAGCACCTACAAAGACGAGCAGGGCGCGACACACAACATGGCCGCGACGCAATTCGAAGCGACCGATGCCAGGCGGGCCTTTCCCTGCTGGGACGAACCGGACTTCAAGGCCATCTTTGCCACCACGCTAGTCATCGATCCGGCCTTGACCGTTGTCTCCAACAGCACGATCACATCGGAAACGGTGGAGGGAGGGAAGAAGGTGGTGCGTTTCGCCGACAGCATGAAGATGTCCACGTATCTGGTAGCCTTCATCGTCGGCAAGATCGAACCGACCGAACCGACGATGGTTGGCCAGACCCCGTTGCGCCTCTGGGCCGTCCCGGGGAAAAAGCATCTCGCCACATTCGGTCAAGATATTGCTGCTGCGTCGCTCTCATTTTTTGAAACCTACTACGGCATCCCCTATCCCGGCGACAAGCTGGACTTGCTCGCCATTCCAGATTTCGCCTCGGGCGCCATGGAAAATCTTGGCGCCATCACCTATCGGGAAACGGCCTTGTTGGTTGATCAGCAGAGCGCCACGCATGGAGAGCTGGAACGAGTGGCCGACGTGGTGGCTCATGAAAATGCGCATATGTGGTTCGGCGATTTAGTCACCATGTCCTGGTGGAACGGACTCTGGCTCAATGAAGCCTTCGCCACCTTCATGGAAATGATGGCCGTGGATGTGTGGAAACCGGAATGGAAGCGGTGGGACAGTTTCGGCGTCTCGCGCGCTGCGGCCTTTTCCGTGGACGGACTCCAGAGCACCAGGCCGATTGAGTATCCGGTGCAGGCCCCCAAGGATGCCGACGCGATGTTCGATGTCCTGACCTATGAAAAGGGCGCGTCGGTCCTGCGCATGTTGGAGCAGCACATCGGTCCGACGGTCTTCCGCGACGGGGTCCGCGACTATTTGCAGGCCCATGCCTATGGGAACGCGGATACGAACGATCTCTGGGTGTCGCTGGGGAAGATCGCCAAACAGCCGGTGCCGGAACTGATGAACGGCTGGATTTTCCAGCCGGGCTTTCCCCTCGTGACGGCCAAGGTGAGTGGGTCATCCGAACTGACCATCACCCAACAACGGTTCAGCTATTTGAGCGAGACCCAGTCGGGTGGATCGCATGACCAGCTGTGGCAGGTTCCGCTCCAGATGCGGGTCATTGCCAATGGCCAGACCAGCACCTCCCGCCTGTTGCTAACGGAGCAGGAGACGACCGTTGCGCTCCCGCAAGGCTGGGAGTCCCTGCTGCTCAATGAAGGGGGCCACGGTTTTTACCGAGTGCGATATGAGTCGGATTTGCTCGGCCGGCTTCTGAACGGAGGTCTCGATCGCCTCGCCGTTACGGAACGGTTCAACCTCGTCAACGATGCCTGGGCCACGACCGTCGCAGGCCTCATGTCCCTCACGGACTATCTCGACCTGACTGGCCGTTTCATGGCTGAGCGGGACAAGAATGTTTGGGCCGTCCTGCTGGATTCCTTTTCGTTCCTTAACAAGATCGTCGCAACGGAGGATCGCCCGGCATTGGAAGCCTTCGTGCGCGCGCGAGTTGGTCCGGCTGTTGCAGAGCTAGGTTGGGCGCCCAAGAGCGACGAGAGCGAAGGGGCGAAACAGTTGCGGGGCGACTTGATCGGGGCCCAGGGAAAACTCGGCAATGATCCGGCCATGCAAGCTCGCGCGGCAGAGCGGTACCAGGCCTATCGAAAGGACGCGACGGCGGTCGATCCCAATATCGTGCCGGCGCTCGTGGCGATCCTTGCCCATCGGGGCGACGAGGCCCGGTACGATGAGTTTGACGCAGGGTTTCGCGCCGCCTCCACACCACAAGAAGAACGGCGGTATCTCTTTTCGCTTGCGACATTCCAACAGAAATCCTTGCTCGAACGGACCCTCGCCCGCACCATTAGTGGAGAGATCCGTACCCAGGATGCGCCGTTCCTCGTCAGTGCGGTCCTGGGCAATGTCTCTGGCAGAGAGCTGGCCTGGGATTTTGTCAAGGCGAACTGGGAGAAGATGGATCAACTATTCCCCAAGCAAGGGCTGCGGCGCATGTGTGGTGGCATCGTCAACCTTGCCACTCCGGCGCTTGAACGGGATGTGCGGGATTTTTTCACGACTCGTCAGATCGACTTGGGCGGGAAAACATTGGAACAGTATTTGGAGCAGCTCAAGATCATGGTGACGGTGCGAGAGCGGGATGGAGCAGCGTTGCGCCGCTATCTTCAGACTGTCCGCTGA
- the rpiA gene encoding ribose-5-phosphate isomerase RpiA — MAMDLDELKRAAALKAVEYVRDGMVVGLGTGSTAKHMVMALGEKVRAGMKLRGVPTSKETATLAREQGITLIDADNAWVIDVAIDGADQVDPAFNLIKGGGGALLKEKIVAASTKQFIVLVDHTKRVPVLGGSFPLPIEVIPFGWGSTAREIEALTKSPVVLRERNGKPFNTEAGHVILDVHLARIDNPRELEIALNLIPGVVETGLFVGRTDLLIVGTANGVETYPATRT; from the coding sequence ATGGCGATGGATCTGGATGAATTGAAACGGGCGGCGGCGTTGAAAGCCGTCGAGTACGTGCGCGATGGCATGGTCGTAGGACTGGGCACCGGCTCCACGGCGAAACATATGGTCATGGCGCTGGGGGAGAAGGTCCGCGCCGGCATGAAGCTCCGCGGAGTGCCCACGTCCAAGGAAACGGCGACGCTTGCCAGGGAGCAGGGCATCACCCTCATCGATGCGGACAATGCCTGGGTGATCGATGTCGCAATCGACGGAGCGGATCAGGTCGATCCAGCCTTCAACCTCATCAAGGGCGGCGGCGGCGCATTGCTAAAAGAAAAAATTGTCGCAGCTTCGACTAAACAGTTCATTGTTCTGGTCGATCATACGAAGCGAGTGCCGGTATTGGGAGGCTCCTTCCCGCTCCCGATCGAAGTGATTCCCTTTGGCTGGGGCAGCACTGCCAGAGAAATTGAAGCGCTCACGAAGAGTCCTGTGGTGCTCCGGGAGCGGAACGGAAAGCCGTTCAATACGGAAGCAGGCCACGTGATTCTGGATGTCCATCTGGCACGGATCGACAACCCGCGCGAATTGGAGATCGCCCTGAACCTGATTCCTGGAGTCGTCGAGACCGGTCTTTTTGTCGGACGAACGGATCTGCTCATTGTCGGCACAGCCAACGGAGTTGAGACCTATCCTGCGACGAGGACATGA
- the glk gene encoding glucokinase: MIVAGDIGGTKTHLALFDWKKDRVDPIRLESFHSADYTCLEDMLAEFLVPPKPPTPIDEYEAEKNTIEEPEEERPAEEPLKIDAACFGIAGPVIQNHCQTTNLPWVVDGAALAKHFDIPNVRLLNDLEAMAHGILLLRSDEVEVLNAGTPPPHNQALALIAAGTGLGESILCWNGSRYQPMPSEGGHADFAPNNDNEIELLRHLRGHYLHVSYERVLSGPGLHAIYDYVRDSKKNEPTWLSEQIKAGDPAAVIAEAGLKGQAEIAKLTLDLFASIYGAEAGNLALKAMSLNGVYLGGGMAPKLLAKLKDGTFMKSFTNKGRYKRLMSSIPVKVVMNQQTALLGAASFAAHLARQAS; this comes from the coding sequence ATGATTGTTGCCGGTGATATCGGGGGCACGAAAACTCACTTAGCCCTCTTCGATTGGAAGAAGGACCGCGTCGACCCCATCCGGTTGGAATCGTTCCATAGCGCCGACTACACCTGCCTTGAGGACATGCTCGCGGAGTTTCTTGTTCCGCCGAAACCTCCGACGCCCATCGACGAATACGAAGCTGAAAAAAACACTATTGAGGAACCGGAAGAGGAACGTCCGGCGGAAGAACCGCTGAAGATCGACGCAGCCTGTTTCGGCATCGCCGGCCCAGTCATTCAGAACCATTGCCAGACGACCAACCTTCCCTGGGTGGTGGATGGCGCGGCATTGGCCAAACATTTCGACATCCCGAACGTGCGGCTCCTCAACGATCTCGAAGCCATGGCCCACGGCATTCTGCTGCTGCGATCCGACGAAGTCGAAGTCCTCAATGCCGGCACGCCACCGCCCCATAATCAGGCGCTCGCCCTGATCGCAGCGGGAACGGGGCTGGGTGAGTCCATCCTCTGTTGGAACGGCTCGCGCTATCAGCCCATGCCGTCGGAAGGCGGCCATGCGGACTTCGCGCCGAACAACGACAATGAGATCGAGCTCCTGCGTCATCTGCGTGGCCATTACCTGCACGTCAGTTACGAGCGGGTCCTATCAGGGCCGGGCCTGCATGCGATCTACGACTATGTCCGCGACAGTAAGAAGAACGAGCCGACCTGGCTCTCAGAGCAAATCAAGGCTGGTGACCCGGCGGCGGTCATCGCAGAAGCAGGCCTCAAGGGGCAGGCAGAAATCGCCAAATTGACGCTCGACCTGTTTGCGTCGATCTATGGAGCAGAAGCCGGCAATCTTGCGCTGAAGGCCATGTCGCTCAACGGCGTCTATCTGGGCGGAGGCATGGCGCCCAAGCTGCTCGCCAAACTGAAGGACGGGACATTCATGAAGTCGTTCACCAACAAGGGCCGCTACAAACGGTTGATGAGTTCGATTCCGGTTAAAGTCGTGATGAACCAACAGACTGCCTTGCTCGGCGCCGCATCGTTCGCCGCCCACCTCGCCAGGCAGGCGTCATAA